The genomic interval GCGCGGAAGCGGGCAGCGCGGACGAGGATCGTCTCGATGTGCTGGCAACCCTGGTCGATGAATATGAGCGGAAGCGGTGGCCGGTCGACAAGCTGGACCCGGTGGAAGCGATTGAAGCGGCCATGGAGGCGGAAGGGCGCACCCGCGCCGATCTGGCGTCCCTGATCGGGCAATCGCGCGCGACCGAGGTTCTGGCCCGCAAGCGGGGGCTGACCCTCCACATGATCCGCAAAATCGAACGGGCATGGCATGTCCCTGCATCGATCCTTGTCCGCGAATATCAATTATCGCGCTAAATCAGGGCTGCTGCTCGTAGAGGGGCACCCACTTTCCTTTGCACGTCTGGGCTTTGGCGTCCCATTTGGCGGTGCATCCGTATAGCTGGCGCTCGATCTTGGGTTCCTGCGCCCAGCGATAGGCGAGGGCCGCGGCGAAGATCAGTCCCAGCCCGATGAGGGCGGCGGTGATCCATTCCTTCAGGCGATCCCACCAGACCCCTGCGCTGACCCGCTGAAGTTCCCCAGCGGCCCGGTGGAGGGCATTGACCCCCACGCCTGCCTGTGCGGTCCATTCGGCGCGCTGGTGGGCGTCCTGCTCGATCTTCTGGGCCAGTGCGGCGACCTGCTGGGCGACCCCTTCGGCCCCGGCCTTGCGCATGGCGTCGAGCAGGGTGCGATAGTCTGCGCCGGGATCGGAGGGAGGGGGAGCATCAAACTCGGCAGGGTCGA from Sphingobium herbicidovorans carries:
- a CDS encoding helix-turn-helix domain-containing protein; amino-acid sequence: MDIRPIRNDDDHRAAVDGIRALWSAEAGSADEDRLDVLATLVDEYERKRWPVDKLDPVEAIEAAMEAEGRTRADLASLIGQSRATEVLARKRGLTLHMIRKIERAWHVPASILVREYQLSR